Within Anopheles ziemanni chromosome 2, idAnoZiCoDA_A2_x.2, whole genome shotgun sequence, the genomic segment CCTCAAGCATGAGGCAATAAATGGGTCATGTGAACCGAAACCATATGACACACGAGTCGCTAGACTCGCTCGACGTAGGctgttgttctttttctcttcgcaCCCACAAGGGCgatcgttgttgtttttttttcgtaatgaTGGTCCCTGGGACCTTACTCAAGTAGGTTGAAAGTAAAACTTGTTTCCGGAACGCAACGGCATCGATGGAAGTAATCAATAGGGAAAACTTCAGCTGTCCTCCGATTGCAACACGGTGCGGTTGGGACCACGCGTTGATCAAGAACTTGACGTACCGGGCGCAATATGCTGGAGCTGGAGGTCGGTTCGGTAGCAAGCAAGGAGCAACTTTCAAGTGTACTTTCACTGGCGAGACTCTGGTGTCATGAGCCAACCACAGACGGAACCCGACTGGCGTGTACTTCCTACACCTAACGGTAGAAAAGCGCGTTTAGCAGCCACACTTAGGCTGCGATcctgaagaaggaaaaaagaggaaTGGAACAACAAAATGGTGTACGGACGCGTCAACCAGCACTACACGGGCAGGTGAGAGGCGTAAGAATCTATTTTCACTCGTTGCCGCTCATTTGCCATCCTCAGCCCTCCCCGCAGGGTGGCACAGTTTGATAGATTGGAAATTGATTTACTCgaaagatataatttataCGTGGTGCCTTCTTTCCCATCCCTCAGGGTAGTGAGGCTCGGTTGCATCAGGATCGGGTAGTGGTACACGTGCCATCGCAGCACCACATAGGCACACCTTATTTGGTgtaaaagttacttttttcccccttttcctgTTTGTGTcgtttttgttacatttccTCTCTCACGCAGAAAATTAGTAGCTCTCACGGCAAACGGTACTTTGCTGCCTTCGTCGATTATGGTTCGATGGTTTGATTTGTCCTCTTGTTACTTCGTTGCTTTACTGTCTAAGAACTTTGTTAGAGTTTGACTTAAGATATTTCATTGTATTTTTCCTATGCTTGATTTGTTTACGGCCATTTTTCTGTTCCCTGGAATATTAATTGATCGTTTAACTACTTTGAGCGAGTTGGATTCAATGGACGTATATTAAGTAAATTGTTTGACCTATGCTTTAGCATTTAACCTGCTCAATAATCAAATGAACAACTTTTTGTTCCGTGTTTTCAAAAGTCCCGATTGTAACAGGGTTTATTTATCAGAGGTACAACCTGACGCCTAAGCTGAAGAAACTCTCTCCTATGAATGTTCCTTATTTAGTTCATATTTATCAagttaaaagaaaaccaaaggTGGAATTATatagaaatattcaaaaaacccTTATTTTTTATAGCCAAAATGCAATAcgaattttagaaaaaaagtacTGAGTGAAGCAAAGATTTAAAAAGGAATTTTGTGTAAGAAGGCACTATTATTCCAAATATCAAAGACATTAATTATTCCGATTATCAAATTGGTTATAAGCAAAAGCAAGGATCTTCATGATGcatgtttaataaaaaaaaagaagatctTATTGTTCTTCTTGACGCAATGACCATCTTGTTCATGCGCCTGGCCGCTAAGCgcttactagacttttttcatttgtgtCCGGTTTCGGTTCTGAGTCCCGGCGCtgatgggccgattttctaatttTCATACAACAGTGAAGGAAATGTGAAGCTAACAAACACGTCAACGTGCGAGATCCTTAGATCATACGAAATTATCCAATTTAGGAATAATGTAATGCGTAATGTACAACGACTCGGAAAACTTAAATTACACTCATTGGCAATCCATTTGGTATGCAAACATTtgcttttaaacattttccttgtCTTGCCTAAAAGCACTCTGCTCAACTAAATTGACGATGGGGTGGAAATTCAGGTGCACCTTCTGCAAAACGAAACCTTGCCTTCACGCAGAGGCGTTTGAGGCGAAACAAAATTGCACATAACTCAGCCATTTTGCGCAAATCACCTTGCACGATGAAGGAAATGCTCTGCGAAACATGTTCATTTCATATTTCACAACCGATGGGGGCTGCAAAAGGTTAGTTCTACAATGTGGTCTTCACAACTCTTCTCTTGAAGGtacggagggggaggggggggggggggagagaacGGGGGGGTGTAGAAGCAGTGAGTGAGTAAGTAGAATTACTATCAATTGGAGTGTAAACAGCGTGGCATGGAAAAAGGGAACCCCAAGATAAATCGCTGTTTGCATAGTGCCCAGTGGTGCACGCCATCGGTCAACGAGTCTCGCAGATCGCAGACAATTACTTTGGAAAAACGGACGGGACAACAATGGCGGCCGTGTGGATCCTATCGTTCGTCTTGTGTGTGTACTACAATGTGTCAGGTTGTTGGAAATTGCGTTGTCTGTCCAATGAAACGGATGCCTTTCGACTTCCGTTGAGGACTTTGGAACTCTAAGAGTCCTGTCTCTAACTCGAGCTCGTAGGAAGATTAGTTACTTGATATTACCCCGGAGGTCAATCAACTAGTCCCCAGCAGTGACCAATTTGGTTTGTGAAGGATTCATAAGGAGCTCCAATAGTGCAGTAATTGGCTGTCTTTCCCTGGAGTGACACGAACACATGACATTGTTGAAAGAAATTTACAAACCAAAAAGCACACTAGCCCTTCACAAACTCAAATCACCGTTCGTTGACCTTCGAGTAGGAGCGTATAAGAGAGCATAACCGAACGTGTCCTGCACTCCGCCCCGATCCTCTCACCTCGATCAGGCGAAAGGTGAATCGAAATGATTGACACTAGAGAACCGTTTCGTTTAACGCGATGACGACTTTGGCCGAGTGGCAGTGAAAAGGTCAAATGGTATAGGTTTGGAGTAGGAAGGGTAAAGAAAGGGTAGCGAGCTTAACTAGCCTGTCCTCAAACTGTCTTTCAACTGACACAACCTCACATCGCGCGGGGGCAACGCATCTTCCAAGGACTCGTAATAAACTTAATTGGGCTGTCCTCCCGCTTTAGGGAATGACGTTAAACGACTTAATAGTGGAGCACTGTTAATTTCCAGAAGTGTCATCTTCGCTGCCGTCTTTTGTGAGAAATAGAGCACGCCAATGATGATTCAAAAGACGTCCGAATGGCCCGTTGGAGCACGGGGTAGTTTTCAGCGGTAAAATGACGTGACAATAGATGATTAAAAGGGTCGGCACATGTCCGTGAGTCACTGACGGAGTGGGTAGGGGTTGTAATATACCAATTCCGGCGAAATATATGGGACACACATGCCACGACAGACTTGATTATATAGTCATCAGCCGGTTGGCCCATTACATGAAACTGCGCCGGTTGTATGACGCGAGTTCATAAATCGAAAACCTGTCCATTTTCCGTCCATCTACCGGCTCGGTAGATCACCCGGTTTGGTCATTTATTTCCGCTCTGGCATGGGGTGGTATGACACAGTTTTATCCTATCATTGTATCGTTGTTTatctcgttttttttgtctgtgtGTCAACCTCGAATTAATAGTTCATATGTGGCTCGCACAGGTTCCGGACGGTAAAGTGTTATTTTCGAGGTACATAATTTATTCAGCAACTTCTCTAATGCCTATGACGCCAAAAGTTTGTCGCGGAACAGCGTCGAGACTGCCCGAGGCTTATTAGAAGTTGTATCTAGGTTAGGAAAACATCAATATCGGTCGCCCTACCACAGACGTCTGTCAGATGTTTATCCCGTgtcatgtttttaaagcgatccttcAAGCCCTTTTAGAAATTAGTTCAGCTTCTTGGCCTGCGCAAAAGAACATGCTCACATGTCTCTTTATGCCACTGCTGTTACTCAAGTTCACAGACACTTTTTGGGTGGTGCCTATGACCGATGTTCCGTCGAGTCAGGATTACCTTGAAATGGGGCGAAACGAAATAGGCGCCAGACAAAAGCTATCGCAATTAAACAAGGCTTTGGTAACTATGGAAGGTAGGAAACGAACCCTCCGCAACTGGAAATCCCCAAACCCGGGTAATACACCAACACCTACACATGCAAACACGTGGTGCACGTGTTGACAACCATAAatcaccgggcgcctccatcggcttCGGACTATCGACAGTCGAAGGACCACTCCCGTCATTGTCAGTAAATAGCTACCGTTCCGTTGCTAAACTGAAAAGCCTTACCTTTCGGGGGCGATGAGTGGAAGTACAGTCCGTGGGCTCGGCGATGATGTTGCCTTTCGCGTGGCAACGTTGTCGGTccgagtggtggtggtagcggtgccatcttttcctttttttcgtttcctttttttcttttgcaggtTCTCTTCAGTCCCGCAACCGGAATGGAACCACCTTCTAGTGTCTAATGGTGGGGTGGAAGCTTCCGTAATGATGATGCATTGCAGCTTGGTTCTGGAAAGGAACACTCGCACCACGGGGCACCAGGTCTCAGCTCGTCAAGCCTAAGTAAAGCTGACTAATATTTCCGCGTGAACGCCGTTTTGCCCGCTTCTTGATGCGAGTTTTTTTAATCCGATTCCTACGCCACGATAAAGCACAAGAGTCAACAAGAGGGGTGATGAGCCAGTGAGGGCCGAACTGCAAGTTTCCTTTCTAATTACGACGGGCGCATCAACCGGCAATATCCGATTGTGATTGAAGGCGAACCTGTAATGTAAGCGAATCGTTTAACAGTCTCGTTTATTTATTGCAATCGGAAATCAGTTCAAACCGATCGGCTTTCGGGATCGCACttcattattaaattaaaaatgcaataaagtACACGAAGGTTGTAATTTTTAAACCGTTCCTTTCAACACTTGAACTTCTGGAAGAGTTATTTTGAATTAATCTATTTATAAGTTAAGATATCAAATGCTGATATTTTGCTTATAGTACgaactcaaaacaaaaacataaatcagCTCTTCACATTTGTTCAAAAGTCACCCAGCAATAATTTTGACTGTTTGCGGTCATTTTACGTTCGTTAAATGTTCTATAACCCCAATTGGATTTGTTCAATTTaatcaatggaggcgcccggtatTTCTCGTTAATTTTCCTTCACTCGCTCTCGTGGCATTTGATACGACCATTATTTGTTGTTAATTTCACTCAATACGATTTTTACGTGTAAGGTTAATACTAAATACAACGACAATAAATATGTCGTGTGCATGGGTTTGTTCTCTTCTGAAGTTAATCAAATTTTTCTTCGAAACAAGTTTCAATACAAGCCGATCTTTTACATATTCCACGAAGTTAGTGGGATAATGCTACCGAAAAGTCTTTACGAcacattttcataatttaaaaatcaataaatcaatGTTACAAATGTTGTATAAAGattgcaaacattttaatcaaataaaaagtaataaaaatataaataaacaaacagtgGTGTCTACCATGTCTGGTTCTCAGAAATCAGTGATACAATACGATACAAAAGGTACAGGTTGGCCATTATAACACTACTTGTATTACTGTTTTTTACATACATTAAATAATCCCGGagatgttaaaaaataaaagattgtCGCTAAGTCGACGTGCTGGTAGATTAATGTAAAGTTcatgataagaaaaaaaggtaaaaaaaaacaaaatatttcaatggGTTGTTTATCTATTCTatacaacaaaacactttaGCTGTTGAACGCGTTCGTTAAGTTATTACATGGAACGAAACAGACCCACTAACGCTGAACCTTTTTCTTACTTCAATTCCTTATCACCAGTTGTTAAAGTCTCCTCCAGGATGGAATGATCATCCACTCTTTGGTTCTTTCACTGCACAAATGCTCATCGCACCGAACATTTGCGTGCTAAATTATCGAGCTCGTAGTATCGATCGGCGGAATTCGAACgaggaaaaataacaataatttcGTCGCAACCGCAACTCACAACAACGTGGCCAGACGGACGGACAATCGGCAGACAGTTCAATAGACCGCCGTGCAATCATCGCTATCATCCAATTGGGATCGATAATCCTTCGCCGTTGGACATTACATACTGGTTGATGGCCAGTGGTCAGTTCTTTGCTGGCACATAGTGGTTACTTTTTTCCAACACGAAATAAGCCAAGTATTCACTTTGATATCTTTAAGGTGCACGATTTAACGATAAACTGAATGTTACTATTGACTGCCTTATAATTTTGAACATGATCCGGTTACATTGAATATTACGAAAATatctaattttattatttcgataGATGATATGTTGAATGTGGCAGATATTGAACTTatagtatttaattttatggGTCCAATTTTCTCCTAATCTAACTCCTTGTATGTTGTAATATAGTCGCCGTTTGTAAAATTGCCATTTACAATGTCCAATCGCCTCAAATGATTGTTGCATCGATAACTGCATTGGGAATTACATCCCGCCGATCGATTCATCAAACATCGATAGTCAgagtaattttcaattttctctaCCCGATCGGGGGCGGGAAAGCAGGGGACATCTGCAAAAGCTCCGATGGCCACGCTTCCTTACAACTTCTTCCTCCATCTCTTCCAACTTGTCTTAgtatgttttcccttttccacaaGACCTTGACACTCGTCGACCACGCTAGATTTCACATCACATTCGATCAAATGTTTTAACCTCCATTGAATTGCAGCCTTCGGTGCTGTGGGTGCGTCTACCAAACATGAAATGCATGGGACCCTTTACCTTGGGATGtgtttttggtgttttgtGAAGCACCCACCCACAGTCGGTTGTAATGACGATGGCGTGAAAAAAGGAAGTGTGCCACACGCGAAAACGATTACCGGCCGAAAATTCGTACAGCATGCAATATATACGTTCACTCAAACAAGAAGCATTGAAACGATCACGTCCCCACCACCCACGGTTTCCAGGGAAAACAACTTTTCGCTACTTAAATCCATCAAAAGGGCACCTCGCCATAACCACGTTTACCCACACtgccattttcttccccaacGCCATTTTGAGTACCTTGCCAAATTGAGCCGAATACACTACCTTGAATTTTCCCGCGAATCCTCAGCCCGTTCGTCAACGATACAACGGAAGCTTTCATACGGGGTACTGCAGCAGAAAACACCCGAAGTAATGTTGACGCTGGCAGTTTTCACTTTCCCTTGAAGGCTGCTTTTCGCCTGCGATTGTTCACTCGACACGCAGTGGAAAAAGTTGGCGCGAAAATTTCCACCAAAACATGTTCAACGCAACGCTCAAAGTTCGTGTCAAGTAACGCACGCAACACCATCAGCAAGTCAGCCCGAAGGATATCGCTTTTCCGCGGTAGGGCAGCACGAAACGGTTGGGCCGGATATTGGCAGGGCTGTTCGTTTCCCTACGGCGCGTATCGAAAAGTTGGAGTGCACTTCGCGAGGTATAAATAGCTACTGACTGCAGGTTGCAACCGTTCCTGCAAAGGACCCTCGGCGTGTTCGAGAGGTAACTTTGAATGGTCAGTCAATCAGCTGGAGCAGTCATGGCGGCACGCGTCTGCACACCACGTGGAGTCTAAGGGAGCACGCGTACACACCACGATGTGTACCACCGCTGCACACACAATTGAGCGTCTTCGTTCGCCGGCAGCAGTGTCTACACAATGATTCGTTATCCTTCAATGGGCAGCTCTTTTATTCGCTTCGTGTGCCGTCTTCGAGCGATGCTCCGACAAACATTCCTACACAACCACTCCTGACGCATTTATTTGACTAAAGACCTGCACTGTCCCTCCCTCCCAAGGTATCATAATTCTTATAATTCATGTTTCCTACACCTTACCCGTTTCCTTGTATATCCAACTACTAACGAAAACTGGCTAAAGTTCTTCTTCGAAATATTAAACATTCATAGCTTTTCATTGCCCCAATTTCTATGTGTCCCACAAGCATAAATGGAACATGCAACCGTTATTGAAAACCAAAAATCGAAGCGATCAATAAGAATggttttacataatttttttttttcgttgaaaaCAAACGTTTTATTGTGTACGATTAAGGCAGAGTTTCTAAATTCTACTCAGACTCTTTCATTACGAGATATAACATTATATTCTGTGAAGAACGGAAATTTACAAACTGAAAACTTGAACAAGTCCATGCTTGGAAAgctgtttaaatttaataaagttTACATCTGGTTTAGCTTGGAAAAGGGTAAATGAGGCCCCAGCCGAGATTCTCGTCTTCCTACTGGTTTACATTTTGAGCCTGAATATATGCAAAGCGCCATACatacatttctttttcgaatgTTTGAACGCTAGTataacataacggtttaaactaatcgtGAAGTGGAGGTTAAATGCAGGTTAATacttttaaatattaataaaccTTGTAAATCCTAATCCATAGGAGGGACAGCATGAAAAGGGCGTTTGTTATCCATTTGTAAAATACCCTTATACAACACCTCTGGGATGACTGCGTAGCCAAACATTAACGGTCGACACAAcgtttcaaatactcgtaggagCATTGCGCCGAAATGTATGCAATCAGCAAACCAACACGGAGTTAATCGATCTACTGTGTCCTGCTTTTTGTAGGGTTAGGTTTTTTGTAGGTTTAAGTCTAATTAATATTTTGTCTGGATCTATGTATATACATTTTACACCCAAGATTCGTTCAGATttattgatgaatctttcataAATCTCCCATCAATTTTCTCGCATCCTTGATGGGCAAAGTTCGAGTGACAAAACCGGGGTCCTCCATTAGCATCTAAAAGACTCTGTGGGCTTAATGAATCTGTTattcaaagattcatgatACATTAAGGTTAATGAATCACTCATTCAAAGTATCACGAATCTCATAATCAAAGCAAAGAATCaatcagattcatgaatcttaccCCGAATCTACCAACTCTAGGTTTTTGCTATTGATGTGCCAAGTCGATTATGGAACGTTGATGCAACCTTGTGACGATTTTGCCTTGACCGAGCTTCCGTCGGAAAGCAAGAATTTCAGACAGGTCTTTTCAATCGTGACTCTCCCAGCGATCGGACGCACTTTTTCCTACTTTCCGAATTCTTGTACAGCTTGGAGTGTATTTCCGATGGATTGTAAGTTCAACCAGTCTCGGCACCGCAAGAGAAAAGTTAAAAGGTGATATCTTCATAAACAAAGTCCTACCAAATGGCAGAGGCAAAAGATTCAGAATCTACCGATCGGGATGCAACTCGCTTTCCGAAGCAGACTGCATTCAATTTGGGCGATGTTGTCACCGGAAACGTGAAAATCTTGTCCGAGACCGAAAAGGAGCGTCTCGAGCAGCAGAACAAGCGCATGGTGACGCCATTCCAGGCGCAAAAGTTAGAGCAAGAAGCCCGGAAGCACTGGGATTTGTTCTACAAGCGGAACGAAAATCGTTTCTTCAAGGACAGACACTGGACCACGCGGGAATTCGCTGAATTGCTGTCGTCTGATAGTGGTCCAGAAGCGTcggaaaatgttaaagaagCGAAGCAGCTCGATTCAGATGAATCGAAATCCTTGCTGGAAGTAGGATGCGGTGTAGGAAATTTGATTTTCCCATTGATCGAAGACGGCCACCGCGACTATTTCATATACGCCTGCGATTTATCACCACGTGCGGTGGATCTGGTGCGGCAACATAACCTCTACGACGAACAGTACATGAAGGCATTCCCATGTGACATCACCACTGAGGAGGTATTTACGACGCTGCCCGCAGGTAGTCTCGATATTGTGAC encodes:
- the LOC131293300 gene encoding tRNA N(3)-methylcytidine methyltransferase METTL6, which gives rise to MAEAKDSESTDRDATRFPKQTAFNLGDVVTGNVKILSETEKERLEQQNKRMVTPFQAQKLEQEARKHWDLFYKRNENRFFKDRHWTTREFAELLSSDSGPEASENVKEAKQLDSDESKSLLEVGCGVGNLIFPLIEDGHRDYFIYACDLSPRAVDLVRQHNLYDEQYMKAFPCDITTEEVFTTLPAGSLDIVTLIFVLSAIHPEKFRSVAGNIYRLLKPGGVLLFRDYGLYDMAQLRFKPGHKIAENFYMRQDGTRSYYFAEREVAELFQEVGFTVLVNSYIHRRTINPKENIDVPRIFVQGKFQKPNI